A segment of the Symmachiella macrocystis genome:
CGAGGTTAGCGGTATGGTGAAGTCTCCTGCCACGGGCTTAAGAATCGGTTTGATGGTGTTTTTCTCGGCCACAATCTCGATGTGATGGGGCTGCGATTGCATCAGATTCCGGTAGTAACCTTTGAGAAGATGATCGACTTGTTCCCGGATGAATCGACGGGGGTTAGCGTACACCTTCCACGTGGTGACCGGCCGCGTGGGATCATGGATTGCACGCCAGTCGATGTGACCAGCCAACCGCGCCCTGGTGAGCAATTCGACCAATGCCTTGTACGACTTTCCCGAGTTGTCGTATACCGAATTGGATTTGCTGGCGTGTTTCAGCGGTGGATCGTTCAGCAGGCCGTAGTGAATCGCGCGGTCCGACAACGGCCAGAACTTCCTCCCATCGTTAATGACTTTGAAAATCGCATCCAGCATCGGCTGCTTGGCCTTGCTGATCTTCGCCCGCTGTTTGCGACCAACGATTTCGAAAGCATCGGCATCGACACCGGATTGCTGTGTTCGATACTCCGAAAGCGCCCGGTGGGATTCTTCAGGATTCGCGTTAATCAGCTCTTCGCGCAGTTTGACGGCCAAGCTCTTATCACGTTGGCGGTTGAATTCGCGGAGCAACAGAACGAATTGGTCGATGTCATCCTCGCGCCGAATTGGATCAACCCGACAAGGCACGGTCAGCAACCCTAGCCGCTTAGCCGCGGTGTAGCGACGATGGCCGGAAAGGATGAAGCCGTCCAAGCTGATCACCAGGGGCTCGCGAACTCCGAATTCCCGAATAGATTCGGCCATCGCGATAATCTCTGGATCATCGCGATTGATGACGCCGTAGATATCGTCGTTTTCAGGCGACGGACGAATTTCCAAAAGCGGACGTTCTGAAATTGGGTCATGTCCCAATTCCGCACTCCGCTGCCGCCTTCTAGCCGTAGACTTGGGCGATGTGATACTATCCATTGTGCTTCACACAGCCAGTTTGGCCCCGGTCGGACTCGACCCGACATCCCCGCCTTTGACAAAAGCGCGCTCTATTCAATTGAGCTACTGGGCCGCACTGGCTTGCTTTGTGCTCCGTAGCTCAGATGTTGGTGTCAAAATCACGCTCGGCTGCTGTGATTTCCCGCTCCCGCCGTCGCAGTGTCCGAACGGGCGGAGTGTCGCCATCGGCCGCGGCGGTGGTGGCCGCAAAGAATCGCTCGATCGCCTCATCGGTGGTGTAGCGAATGCCGCCACGGAGAAACGTTTCGAGTCGGACGCCACGAACACCTTTCATCCGCCAGCGGTGAATCGTGGAAACGTGGACTGCACCACCAGGAAGCGTCTGGGCGGCTTTGGCAAGAGTGATGGGAGTTTCGTTCGCAAGGTCGATGCTCATTTCAGTACCTCAGATCAGTGAGATTTAACTACTGATGCAACGGTACGATGAGCTCTGCGGGAACAGTCAAGCGATGAGACTAGGGAATAGAATGGGGAACACTAGGGAACAAGAATAGGGAACACCGGGGACAATTTCATTTTTGGCTGGCCAGTTCCTTCAACTTTTTCTGCCCTCGTGTGATATAGGTCTTCACTTTGTCGCGCACCTTCGTATTGCGTTCTTTGCCGAGTGATGGTAGCCACTTCGCTTCTTGCCATCGATCACGTGTCTTCGCGGGAGTATCAGACCAATGCGCCATGATGATGTTTCGTTTCTGTTCCGGTGAAAGCGTTTCGGCAACGTCCATGCGAATTCCGTGGGCCTCCAAGGCGTTCTGCAATTCCCTTTCGAAGTCCGAAGAAGCCATTGGCTGAGTACTTTTCACACTCCCGTTTTGCCTATCCTCGTTTGCGTTCTCTTCCGCGGCTTCAAGCTCGTCAGCCTCCACCTTACTTTATGGCCATTGGTAAATCTTTGAGCCAACTCTCGACAACCGGCTGGTCGAAGTCGTCCAATTGCCGAGCTTTCTGAAACAGCGAAAAGTAAACAAGCGCCGCCCGCTTTTCGTCTTGCTCTGCGCCTGCCTGCCAGGCATCGGGGTCGCTGCCGTCTTCAGACAGGCCCTACGGTGCAACCTTTTCGCTTCCCCGCGAATGAGCGTCGTAAACGGCCGCTAAGACCGTGATCTTCTCAACGTCCGTCAGCGCTCGCCTCGGGACTGGCAGAAGTTCCTCGTTACGTGGATCCTTGGCCGGGTGCAGTTCGCGAGGAACCCAGCAGCATAGGTCGAAGTCATATCGATATTCGCCCTTGTCGTCGTTCGGAAATCCCCGCTTCTTCACTTTCTCAAAGAGTAGAAGGATAGCTCTGTGACATTTGGGCCAGAACGCTTGGATTCTCTTGTTGTACTTCGCCTCTTCCGCGTGGAAGCTGTCAACCGCATTCTTGTTTGCTTCGTCCCAGTCTTTATGCAGTTTGGGGTCCCGTAAACACTGCGGAGGTTTCGGACGCTCCGGCTGCTTTGGCGGCAATTTGACCTTCGAGGGTCACTTGACATAGCCGCCGAGAATATCCTGGTGAAAGTGCCAGTCGCCTCCCGGGCGTTCCGGGATTGCACCATCGCGGTATAAAACACCCTGCTCCTTCAGCACCTCGTGCCTTTCTTCCTCACGTCGTTCCCGCTCATCTTCAATCTTCAGCCGGTCGCATACCACCTGCCTGACGGCCTGCCGGAAGAACTCGATCCCCCGACTCCCGAATAATGTCCACGATCTGTCTGGCAACTTCTTGCCACCGATCGGCGTTGGGTGTGTTCGGCCCGATGCCGTAGAATTCCATGTGAAGCCTGCCTTTCTATCGTCGGGCCGAACCGGGCGGCGTGTGCCGAAAGGCAGGAAGACATACCTCCGCCGGGTCCGCTTGGACCGCTGATTTGCAACTCGACGAACCGCCCGATGAAGTACCAGTATACGGGTTCTGCGTCACTGTGCCCAAAATGGAGACGGCTGCGACTCTGTACGGCACCTGGCTGCGTTCGATCCTGTACTCTCCCCTCTTATTCATTCGCGCCGGCTGTCGTGCATACCGCAGAGAACACATTCAAGACCTACCAATTTTCTGAGCCCGATTCGCCTTTAAACGGTCCCACCACTTCGTGAGTGACCCAGCCGCCGTAAATTGTTCCTGGCTGTGGCTTAACGCGAGTTCCGTCGACATAACACTCCAGAAGACTGGCATAAAAGGAAAAGTAACCAGCAATCTGTTCACAACCCTCGAACGGATCTTCGTAAGACCATGCTGCGTTTTGAAGCAGTCTTTGGTCCGGCAGAGCAACAGACCAATACCGCGCTAAGCCCTTCCATTCACAGATTGAATCGCCAGACGCTTCTGCCAAATAGTCGACGCGCACGTCTAGTGGCGGCAAATAATACGTGGGAGGACTGGCCGTTTCCAAGACGCGGAGTGCGCGATTGGTTCGTGCGATCTCAATGCCGTTTCGACTGACGACCACTTCTCGGGAGTCGCTTTCAATGCGCGGGGGACGGGGATAATCCCAGACCGATTCTTGACCTGCCTCGGGCGGTACTGCAAACGGAGGCCGGGTCTGACCATGATATGTCCAATTCTCACGTGCTGGTCGAATCCATGACGGAATCTTAGCCATCAGACATGCTCCCTGTTATAGTAATGACACCTTCGATGAGTCGCGCAGGCTCGAACTCACTCAATTGGTGAGTTTGGCAATTCAAATTGGATCAAACGAAACTCCGAGAGTGTAGAACGCATGTTTACGTGGTGTTCTATGGAATCAACAAGGCGGGGTCGTCCATCTCGCAGACGACACGAAAGCCGTGCGCCGGCCCCTTGAGTTGTGTAGGGATCCGGTCTCGAAAGGAACAGCTTGCAGCAGGAAATGCCCAGCCTCCGCCGCGAAGCACGTGATGATCTTCGTCGGGAAATTGTGGTCCTTGAGGATCCGTTTCTGGCGAGACCGCGTAGTAATTCGGATCATGCCAGTCTTCACACCACTCCAACACGTTGCCGTGCATATCATATAGACCGAACCCATTGGGCGGAAAGGATCCCCGAGCCAACGGACGGTTATAAGATTCATTCATGTTCGCCATACCGGGACGAAAAATCTCACCAAAATGATATCGTGTCGTCTTGCCAGCGCGGCACGCGTATTCCCATTCCGCTTCAGTTGGCAGTCGGTAAGATCGCCCCGCTGCAACCTCGGCAGGAAGAGCGCTCAGTCGTTCACAAAACTCAACCGCATCGTACCAGGACACCATTTCCACCGGTAAGTTGTCAGGGTCTGTCCACCAGTGCAAATGAGTCTCGCCTCGTTCCCCCGGTTGAAACCGGCTGGGATTCCGCTCCATAATTTGCCGATACTCCGCCTGCGAGACTTCAAATTGCCCCAGCAAGAATACTCGCGAAATTGCTATAAGGTGTTGAGGATGCTCATCGTCGTCTGCTTTTGTGTCCCCAGGAAGTGCACCCATTAAGAAGTCCCCCGGCGGGATGATCCGGAATCTCATTCCAATGCTATTGGTCAAGTCTGCTGAAGGCAGCCCGTTCATCACCGCACCGACCAGAAAAATCGAGTCAAGTAGGAATAGGCTCACGAAGATTCCACAGACCAGCCGCCTGTGAATGATTCGCGTTTTGCACCTTTTGGGACTCTCACTCGTTGAAAGTTTTGCTGTTTTTATTGATGGATCAGTCAAGCCTGTAGTCCTAGACAACTGGGTATCTTTTGATGAAGTATTGCTGCAGCCGAATGGAATGGCATACCCCAGAAGTGTTACAAAGCCAATTCCACCAATTGGTGCGATCATACCTGCCTAATTTTTTTCGATTCAAACGCAGGCCGTGCAACTAGTGGGGGTGACCGGAAGGCTTCCGTCGTTGAATCACCGGAATTAGGGTGAATCAATTCGGAAATGTATTCTCAGTTAGCAAAATGGTCGCAGCCAGAAATGCTGTTCGAAAAACAAATCCCGTTCTTGCATGAATTTAGACGCAGTGAAACTGCTTGAATCATTGCGGTGAGTCCGCTCGACGCAAACCATATATGAACCTCGATCTGCTAAGAGAGAGCCTGGACTATCTATTCGACTCCTAGGTTTTCCATGTCGTTCCGCATAGTTTTCTTCACACCACGTGCAATATGACTCCGGTATTTGCCTCACGAGACGTTGGCAATTTGTTGGTTTTGTGAATCAGCGTTCACGATTGCGCTTCGCGCTGATAGCACGACACCCTCGGCATCGACTGCCTTCATGGCGGTTGCCGTCAGGTGCCCCATTTTTCGGCCATGTCGGTAATTTCGTTTCCCATAAAGATGCAGATACAGGTTTTGGTGGAGAAATACCTCACACCATTTCAAAGAATCTTTGCCGAAATGTTGTCCAAGCATGTTCGCCATCGCAGCTGGACGAGTCTGCTCCATGGATCCTAACGGCAAGCCGCAGATTGCTCTCACCTGTTGCTCAAATTGAGAAGTGATAGCAGCTTCGATCGTCATGTGTCCGGAGTTATGAGGGCGAGGCGCGATTTCGTTAACCAGTAGGCGGCCCCGGTTGTCGACGAAAAACTCGACACAAATCACGCCGCAGACATCGAGGCTTTCCAATAATTCCCGCGTCACGTTAATCGTTTCTGACTTGATCACCGGATCTATGTGTTCGACCGGAGCGATGGAAACGTCCAAAACATGATCGCAGTGTCGATTTAACACCGGGCCAAAACACGCAATTTCACCGTCGATTGACCTCGCACCAATTACTGAGAGTTCGTAATCCAATTCGATGTGTTCCTCGATGACTGCAGGGGCACTGCCCAAATCGGCGAACGCACTAACGGCGGCCTCACGATCATTCACGACAGCTTGACCCTTTCCATCATATCCAAATTCAGCCGATTTTAAGACTGCGCGGCGAACCATCGGATTTTGATCAAAAAAACCTACGGCTTCTGTTCCCTCACGAACCGGCGAATACTGAGCAACCGGAAAACCCTCCGCATGCAGCATCGTCTTTTCCGCAATACGGTTTTGCGTCAAAGCAACAACCTCCGGACTCGGACGAACGGGAACGGTTCTTGCAATTGATTCGATCAAACTTAGTGGAATGTTCTCGAACTCAAAGGTCACGACATCAACACGACTCGCAAAAGTACGGAGCGCATCCTCATCGTCGAAACTAGCAGTGATCTCTAAATTGGCGACCTGTCCTGCTGGCGTCTCGCTCCCCGGGGAAAATACATGCACACGATAGCCCATGCGTTGTGCAGCCAACGTGAACATACGCCCTAACTGACCGCCGCCCAATACTCCGATCGTTTTTCCAGGAAGAATCATTCGGACTATTCCTTTTTCATCTCTTCATCGAGGTTGACATCATCCATAACACGGCGTTGCATCGATTTCCGCAAAGTTTGTATTCGCTTTGCCAATTCCGGGTCGAGCGTTGCTAGGATCCGCGCCGCGAGTAAACCGGCGTTAGCTGCTCCAGCTTCGCCAATGGCCAATGTGCCAACTGGGACGCCTCTCGGCATTTGGGCGATTGATAGCAATGAATCAATGCCGTTCAACGTGCGACTCTGCATCGGAACGCCGAGAACTGGCAAATCGGTCAGCGACGCAACCATCCCAGGCAGATGTGCCGCCCCACCCGCACCGGCAATGATGACTTTTAACCCGCGATCCTGCGCGGATTTCGCATACTCCACCATCCAATCCGGAGTTCGGTGAGCGGATACCACACGGCATTCGTGAGGAACCGTAAGATTATTCAGCACTTCGGAAGCACATCGCATACTCGTCCAATCGGAGCGACTACCCATTATTATGCCGACCTGTGGCTGTGCGGAGTTTTCGTCAAGCATGTTTTCTACCTCGCAATCCTTGGAATATTGATCTTTACCTATGGTTGCCGGGGCCACCCGCGGCATCACGAGGAAAATTCTCACTCGGTTGACTTTGAATTGTGATTTAGGTTCCCCCGAAATTATTTCGCCACGACCAACTGCGTCGACTCTTGATCATTTACGTGGTCCTCCTTGGAAGAAACATATGTGCTGCTATTCATGCCAATGGAAGCGACTTCCCCTGATTATCTTCCTCATCGCGCGATAGCAGAATAAAACGCTGCGTTACGAAACGTTTGCTCTGCACCGGTTTGCCTCCTTCATGTTTAGCGTCCCAAACCGCAGGATTTTTTGAGGTGTGATGTTTCAAGGATCTTTAATTCTGTTTCCAAATGGGAGCAAAGACTCCGTCTCGAAAATCATGAAGCAGAAACACACCGCTGTTTTTCACATAGAAGATCGCTTGCAATCGAAAGTCATCATTGCACATTTGCTCGCCCAGCTCGTGGCAGTCAACGAGTTGCGAGATCTGATCTGCAAAATGCTGCCTAGATTTCCTGTTTGCGAGCCCTGTTTTGCAAGCACCTGACAGAAGTCGGTTGTAATTTGGCAAAGAGGTTTCGCGTCCGAAATTTTGCGACTCTTTTCGCAAAAGCTCCGGCGATAGGATCTCAAGCCCTGATGAATGCCCGGCAATAAGAATATCATTAATTTGTGAGTCGATCGCACACGCGATGACTTCCTTCAAGTTGCCTTCCCACTCTGCTTGACGGATCGGTAAAACGGCAATCAAACCGTCCGGCATGGCATCGACAATCGCTTTGATCATGGCGTAGTCGTCGTGCGCAATAATCAAAGTGTCGACTGGCTTGGACTCACCTGCAATCAAATCTCGTAGAACTTTGATATACCTACTATGGGAAAATGCTACCGTGTCTAACTGGCTCATGATACAAGCTCCTAGATTCTGTGAAGATGTGGCGGCAGAACTGCGGACTAAACTATATTCAGGCCTGTTGCCTCGAAGGGGAAGGGTTTCGACTTACATTGTTATCTGTAGTTCGTGCAAATCGGTTTCGACTTTTTGCCACTTTTGGTTTGTCGTGTGCCGATAGAATTCACCGTGTTCAATTACGATTAAGTTCAGCCATCCATTAATTAGCAAATCCTCAACGACTTGATTGCTTTGGATCACCTCCGCAACAGCATTGCGCGGGGCTGCGATCACACTCAACAGTCGTAGCGGCTCATGATGTAACTCATCGCCATCGTGGAGGGATTGCCACGGTAGACCGGTGGTGAGGTCACCGCCATTCCCTGAAAAAACGCCAAACTGTCCTACGACATTGTGAATAGTTTTTGACCCACTACCGAAGTGTTGATTGTCGACGCTGGAGGCGAAGTACTGCATATTGATCCAATGAGCAACGACCATTGGGGCTGTCATGATCTGTTCCAGAATGCCAAATCCTGGATCATCTCGAAAATCGTAACTGTGCAGAAACGCCCTCCCTTCCAGATTTGCGCCTTGGGTCACACTCCGAGGAGTCGCAATGAACGCAGCGTTGCCGGCTAATCCCCATTCAGGTCGGACTTCCGACCAATCCTCCGTGCGTTTCAGAACATCATGAATGTTTGCTGCTTTAAGATTGGGCATGCGTTCCAACTGACACTTTGCTGTCGCGTCCGATGTGTGCGCAGCAAGTTCCTGTAGATCGATTTGGCGTGTTTCGAGAAGCAGATCTGTATCGAAATAGCTAACGCTATCACTCGTCGTGTCATGTTGTGCGGCAAGGAAACAGGTGTCATCGGGCACGGCAATGCCACGTTCCTTCAGTCCGGTACGGACATGCGGCTGATTTAACAACGCAGCAGCGAAACGCGCATTCGGTTCTCCCGAATGACCGCAGCACGCGCCGCATTCCAGACCTGCTTGCAAGGGGTTGTTCTGTGTCGTGCTACCGTGGCCACAGAAAACGACCAGTTTGGCGAAATTGTGTGTCAGTCCGATACCACGGAGAATCGATTCAGCAAGTTCAATTTGCTTGGCCGCTGGTAGTCCTTGCTGGTTCAGGTTTGAGAGGTCGGGCCCGAGCTTCGCCTTGTCCCTTGACCTGACACCATCAAATCTCGAGTTTTTGCCCTTTGCCCCGGCAGATTTCCTTAGCAGTTGCCACGCATAAAAAAGGCCCGAAGTTTCCACAAAACCAAAACAGCTCGCCGCCGAAGTTTGAAATTGCTTCCAACTTTTTCTAATGAGGCGTCTGAACCGTTTACGGTCTGCGGCAGCCGTCGTCTCGTGTTTGTTGGTGTCGCGTAAGTGTTCATGAATGACCAGATTTGGAGACAATAATGCAGGCACTTGAGGCGTTTGTGTCGTATCTCCCAGGGCCTCATAAGCCATCGGGACACCAAAGAATCCTGCGAATCCGAACGTCTGCACGGCCTTTGAGCTTTGCTCCAGGTGACGACGATACCGTTCTGATCGGACGTCAATACAGAAGACCATTTGAGCAAGGCACTGTGGATCTGATAAGGTCCGCGCTGCCTCGTCATAATTCGATGTCAATGATTGAGATGACAATGCACCAACGAGTTTACGCTGATAGGCAATCTCGCTCGCGCGCAATAAAGCAAACCGGATGATGACCTCCTGATCGGCTGTGGTCTGAGCCGACGTATTGGGAGACGAGGCGATTCCGTAGTAGGAACTCCAGTCGATTTGAATATCGGTTGCCTCAGCCACGGCCACATCATATGCGAGTCGAATTGCCATTAGGTCGGTAAAGTCGTGGGTATCTCGACCACATTTCTTCGCCGCCTCGATCTTGTATTTCGTCCACGCACTCCAGCCGGGAATAGTTTGGGCTTGGCAGTGTAGGAACGGTTCCCATAGATCTTGAGGTACGCTCAACTTCTGAAGCAAGATTGCGATAGCCGCTTCTGGCAGATGGGGAAGTGCGCCCACGAATTTGCGGAAACCTGCCGCGCCTAGGAGACTGAAACGCAGGTCCTGTTGAGCAGCCTCATGCCACGCTTGGAATAACGGCAATTTCTTCCATGGACTCATCCAGGTGGCTTGTCCCTCGTCATAATGGGCGGCACAGTGTTTGCTGATCTCTTCTAGGATCATGCTTGGCCAGTCCTGCGTTCCATACCTTCCCGCAATTTCCGCCACTGATCGAAAGCGGCGTTCTGGATTGAGCGTCACATCCGATTCGGAGTCATCTTGCACTGTTTTAAGTTGTTGTAGCACCTCCTCCACCAAGATATGTGGCAGATCAAATCCCTCGTTAATCTGAGCTACGGCAGCTTCGATTTCGGGAACATTTAGCTCTCCGTTCTGAAACTTTGTTTGGTAGTAGCTCAGTGACATCAGCGTTTCGCAGTTGGAAATTGTTCGCAGTATTTTGCGGGCTTTCAGAAAGGGTTGATCCGCTAACCCAAGAAAGGGATTGACCGCCACGTAGTCCTTGAGGGGCCAAACCGGGGCTATTTTGGCGGAAACATTTTGTATGGCATGTTTGAGATGTCGAGCACCCGTGTTCGATTCAATCCAAGTGTCCCGTGCTTGAGGTTCCAAGCCTGTTGCCGCAAATTTCAAAGAAGCATCTTGCGGACGCTCAGATGTTGATTCTATTTCGAAATCGAGTGCCGGAGTCGTTGCGTGCTGAATCATGGACATTTGCTCATCCTTCGTTAATTACCAGTAGGTGTTTGATTGATTGACTTCGGAGTTTTGAGTGGTCGTGGATTGCCCCCGAAGTTGCGTCAGGTGGAAACGGATTTAGCCAATTGCCTCCAGAGAATATCGACATAGAAGCCGTTGGATGAATGAACGTAGAGAGCCCGGAGCCACTTTGACTGCTGCCTCCGGTAAGCCGTCAGATCCAGTACAAACAAAGCCATGTATGCGATGGCAATGATGAACATCAAGCTTTGGCTGGATAGCACCATCGGGAGCGAACGGACATTTTCAGCAACTAACGCATCGATGGCAGTAAAACTCCCTAGATAGGCCGCGATGAACAGCGTAGTCATTGCGAGACCTGGTATGACGAAACGTCCGCCGTTTTCCAGCATGTGCCACATCCATCGGGTTAGTCCCAAGCACACAATCAGCCCTAGCAGAAAACCGCCTGGTTTCTCTTGCAAGGAAACTCCCAACAACCACGCGATTACGGTCAATAAGCAAAGTGAAATTGCAGCCGAAGCAGCGAATAGCCCAAAGCTTGCAAGGTTGCTTCGAGGTCTCGGATTCGCGGTAGCCATCGCTAGTTTTTCCGACATCACACTACCGCTAGCCAGAAACGCGTGAGCCTTGTACAACGAGTGCGCAATGATGTGCAGCATTGCCGCGGAGAACGCCCCGAGGCCACATTGCAACATCATGAAACCCATCTGCGAGATCGTTGACCAAGCGAGCGTTCGCTTGACGCTGGTCTGCGTCAGCATCACTAAAGCTGCGATAAAGGCCGTGAATGCTCCAAGTCCTGCGATGGCCCACATTGCCATTGGTGTTAATGACACGATTGGAGCCATGCGAATCAGCAGGTAGCCGCCAGCATTTACGATGCCGGCATGCATTAGAGCCGAAACCGGGGTCGGTGCTTCCATCGTCTCAGGAAGCCAGCTATGGAACGGAAATTGGGCCGATTTGAATACCGCGCATAACGCCAGTAGCCAGCCTGCTGGCTGGATGGCATCACTATTGGCGATTCCCGTCTCGTCTAAAGTCCCGACCTTGGAAAAAAGTATCGGCAGCTCAAGAGACCCGAACTCGCCATATAGTAGAATGCAGGCCAATAGAAGGCACAAATCGCCAACCCGGCTGAAAATGAATTTAATGGACGCCGCTCGATGAGCGGCCGGACGTTCAGAGTAATGAACCAGCAGTTGATGCAGGCCGAGACTCGTTAGAAGTAGGGCAACTAACATCATTGCGAGGTTGCCCGCAGCAACAACCAGGGAGACTGCACCGATCGTAAACGCCGTCCAACGAAAATATTCGCCTTGGTTTTTTTCAGCGTCGAGGTATCGAATCGAGAATTTGCAGATTACCCAACCAAGGCCTGCCACCAATGACAGCATAAGCGCTGACACCGTGTCTAAATACAGACTGACCTTAAATAGACTGTCTTGTCCAAGGTCGAAAAGCACCAGATAAAGCGGCCCATTGTTAATCGTAAACACTAGACAAAGTAGGGCCGCTACCGCATTTATTGCTGCGATACTATTGAGCGTCCAAATGACGTTGGTCGCATGTCGATTCGCCCAGCTTTTATTTAAAAGCACCGCTGAGAGCATGGCCCAAATTGGTATGGATATTGTTGCGGCAATGACAGTCTGCATGAGAAAACCTCCCTAGCACAAGAACAGCGACACGAGATGCATGATATATAATACGCGAAATTAATGTCGTCAATAGTTATTCGCCAAAAAGACGTCGTGGATTGAGTGTTTTTTCTGGGAATGCGAAAAACGTTGTGTGGCATGGACAAATGTACTATGATTCGTGAATTGAGATTCGCAAAATGGGCCATGGCAGACACGTCGTAGCTGAACTGAGTGACAGGAAAGTGGATTGCCTCGCTTGTTTTTACACGTGGCGTGGATTGGAGTTCAGCGAGAATGGCAAACACAAATCGAGCGAGGAAAAAGCCCAAAACGCCTGGCAAATTGGCTGCTGCAGCTGAACCGTCAGTTCCAAAAACGAGCGCGATGCACAAATGGACGTTTCTAACCAATCACTCGCACGTGTTGATATTGCTTCACACAAATCCCGAACTCGTGCTGCGGCAAGTGGCTATACAAGTCGGAATCACCGAACGCGCAGTTCAGCGTATCGTGC
Coding sequences within it:
- a CDS encoding proton-conducting transporter transmembrane domain-containing protein — its product is MQTVIAATISIPIWAMLSAVLLNKSWANRHATNVIWTLNSIAAINAVAALLCLVFTINNGPLYLVLFDLGQDSLFKVSLYLDTVSALMLSLVAGLGWVICKFSIRYLDAEKNQGEYFRWTAFTIGAVSLVVAAGNLAMMLVALLLTSLGLHQLLVHYSERPAAHRAASIKFIFSRVGDLCLLLACILLYGEFGSLELPILFSKVGTLDETGIANSDAIQPAGWLLALCAVFKSAQFPFHSWLPETMEAPTPVSALMHAGIVNAGGYLLIRMAPIVSLTPMAMWAIAGLGAFTAFIAALVMLTQTSVKRTLAWSTISQMGFMMLQCGLGAFSAAMLHIIAHSLYKAHAFLASGSVMSEKLAMATANPRPRSNLASFGLFAASAAISLCLLTVIAWLLGVSLQEKPGGFLLGLIVCLGLTRWMWHMLENGGRFVIPGLAMTTLFIAAYLGSFTAIDALVAENVRSLPMVLSSQSLMFIIAIAYMALFVLDLTAYRRQQSKWLRALYVHSSNGFYVDILWRQLAKSVST